The Flavobacterium faecale genome has a segment encoding these proteins:
- the lipB gene encoding lipoyl(octanoyl) transferase LipB, which yields MNKNVQLQDLGSLDYKAAWEYQEELFKAVVDLKIKNRREEGDEPTPNYLLLVEHPHVYTLGKSGDLTNLLLSEKQLEAKGATFYKINRGGDITYHGPGQIVGYPIIDLENFFTDIHKYLRLLEESIILTLQEYGLECGRSDGETGVWLGVGTPFARKICAMGVRASRWVTMHGFALNVNVDLGYFDNIIPCGIRGKAVTSLNVELGVEKVDEQEVKDKIVKHFATLFECIIE from the coding sequence ATAAACAAAAATGTCCAGCTTCAAGATTTAGGAAGCCTAGATTATAAAGCAGCTTGGGAGTATCAAGAAGAACTTTTCAAAGCGGTTGTCGATCTGAAAATCAAAAACAGAAGAGAAGAGGGCGATGAGCCAACACCTAATTATTTGTTGTTGGTCGAGCACCCTCATGTGTACACGCTAGGTAAAAGTGGCGATTTAACCAACTTATTACTTTCAGAAAAACAATTAGAAGCAAAAGGAGCTACTTTTTATAAAATCAATCGTGGTGGAGATATCACCTATCATGGTCCAGGTCAAATTGTAGGTTACCCGATAATAGACCTAGAAAATTTCTTTACAGATATTCATAAATATTTACGATTACTTGAGGAATCAATTATTTTGACACTTCAAGAATATGGACTAGAATGCGGTCGCAGCGATGGTGAAACCGGCGTTTGGTTGGGGGTAGGTACGCCCTTTGCACGCAAAATATGCGCAATGGGAGTCCGCGCTTCTAGGTGGGTGACCATGCACGGCTTCGCGCTAAACGTAAATGTAGATTTGGGTTATTTTGACAACATAATCCCATGTGGTATCCGCGGAAAAGCAGTTACCTCTTTAAACGTAGAGCTAGGCGTTGAAAAAGTAGACGAACAAGAAGTGAAAGACAAAATCGTTAAACACTTCGCAACCTTATTTGAGTGCATTATTGAATAA
- a CDS encoding SCO family protein: protein MKKSLRYNVFLLLVIIGLTSACKQITEEEEEGMPFYNSPEFTPEWITPKSPFYNKIHTIPSFSFTNQDGQKITEKTVEGKIYVANFMFTSCGSICPRMTDNMKILQNKFANDPEILLLSHSVTPEIDNVAKLKEYAIQKGCVSGKWHLLTGDKAALYSLAKKQYFAGDSIGFYGKLNDFLHTENFILVDGKRRIRGVYNGTLAFEMDRIVEDIEVLKKED from the coding sequence ATGAAAAAGTCCCTAAGATATAATGTGTTTTTACTTTTGGTCATCATAGGATTGACTAGTGCTTGCAAGCAAATCACCGAAGAAGAAGAGGAGGGAATGCCTTTTTATAATTCCCCTGAGTTCACACCGGAATGGATCACCCCCAAAAGTCCTTTTTACAACAAAATTCATACTATTCCGTCGTTTAGTTTTACCAATCAAGACGGTCAAAAAATTACCGAAAAGACAGTTGAAGGAAAAATTTATGTAGCCAATTTTATGTTTACCAGCTGCGGAAGCATTTGCCCAAGAATGACGGACAACATGAAAATTCTTCAAAATAAATTTGCCAATGACCCTGAAATTCTTTTGCTATCTCACTCCGTAACTCCAGAAATAGATAATGTTGCCAAGTTAAAAGAATATGCCATCCAAAAAGGGTGTGTTTCGGGCAAGTGGCATTTGCTCACAGGTGATAAAGCTGCCTTATATAGCTTAGCCAAAAAACAATATTTTGCAGGTGATTCCATTGGTTTTTATGGTAAATTAAACGATTTTCTACATACCGAAAATTTTATCTTAGTAGATGGTAAACGTCGTATACGTGGCGTGTACAATGGTACGCTAGCATTCGAGATGGATCGAATTGTAGAGGATATTGAAGTTTTGAAAAAAGAAGACTAA
- a CDS encoding ribonuclease HII → MLERQFSTFILEAGTDEAGRGCLAGPVTAAAVILSTDFDNDLLNDSKQLSEKVREILKPIIESQAVAYAVTHLYPKEIDEINILNSSMKAMQECVLKLNTVPEYIIVDGNRALNAKLGLKSKSGKKFTKAEIVVLQSIPNQSIVKGDSKYLSIAAASVLAKTERDAYMNKIHEEFPMYNWKKNKGYPTKEHRAAIKKYGPTKYHRMSFKLLPDQLVLEL, encoded by the coding sequence ATGCTCGAAAGACAATTCTCTACCTTTATATTGGAAGCTGGAACCGATGAAGCTGGTCGTGGTTGCTTGGCTGGACCTGTTACGGCCGCTGCAGTAATATTATCGACTGATTTTGACAATGACCTACTTAACGACAGTAAACAGTTATCTGAAAAAGTTCGAGAAATATTAAAACCCATAATCGAAAGTCAAGCCGTGGCATATGCCGTTACGCACTTGTACCCAAAAGAGATTGACGAAATAAACATTTTGAATAGTTCCATGAAAGCGATGCAAGAGTGTGTTTTAAAACTCAACACTGTTCCTGAATACATCATCGTTGATGGTAACAGGGCCTTAAATGCTAAGCTTGGTTTGAAAAGCAAGTCAGGCAAAAAATTTACTAAAGCTGAAATTGTAGTGTTACAATCGATTCCGAATCAAAGCATCGTAAAAGGAGACTCTAAATATTTGAGTATTGCTGCGGCTTCTGTTTTGGCAAAGACGGAACGCGATGCGTACATGAACAAAATTCATGAGGAATTCCCGATGTACAATTGGAAGAAAAACAAGGGCTATCCTACCAAAGAGCATCGAGCTGCCATAAAAAAATATGGCCCTACAAAATACCATCGAATGAGTTTCAAACTACTGCCGGATCAATTGGTGCTCGAACTGTAA
- a CDS encoding putative porin encodes MRILFFLCLLPSLLFAQQKPKEEAPRKSLRTEEADPKDSTKIATVDMYRFISIDRDTTYIDTSLTIQKEYSHNYLRRDTFGLLAFSNEGQPYNTLQYSLNDFSPYPSMGLKGKHFSFIEAGQVRYASVATPVTELFFKSIIGKGQLVDSYFSLNIHPRLNFSLAYKGIRSEGKYINQFANSGHFRFTGSYSSKNGRYIANGHFVSQDILNEENGGITTISDFESNDPNFSVKQSLEVYLTDAETFLKGKRLFVDHSFQVNPKKGANNLYINHQFNYENKFFEYKQPTVASTVGTTTVYRFGDAFVTSDLKDQLRYNKMYNKVGATYENTTLGKFQFFVDDFRSNFYYYKIYVQENGNVIPASLTRSINSAGGQYDYQKNKWTGKFLYTRSITNQSLSNLEAKMKLDLNDDFQFDFQYQNTNKLAADNYNLFQSSFVNYNWSNSFKNEKINRLAATAVTPWVNGTLTVLTLDDHLYFKDVATTASQQIIAPEQYGKTISYVSLKLNKEFKFGKFGFDNTVLYQKVNQEDLVLNVPELVTRNTLYYTNYFFKKALFLQTGISLNYFTKYYANDYNGVVGEFFVQNQKQIGNYPNLDIFVNAKIQRTRIFIKAEHFNSSFSGNNYYSSPSTPFRDMAIRFGLIWNFFN; translated from the coding sequence ATGAGAATACTCTTTTTTTTATGCTTATTACCTAGTTTGTTGTTCGCTCAACAAAAACCAAAAGAAGAAGCTCCCAGAAAGAGCCTAAGAACAGAAGAGGCAGACCCAAAAGATAGTACCAAAATAGCTACTGTAGATATGTATCGCTTTATTTCTATAGATAGAGATACCACTTATATCGATACCTCACTAACGATTCAAAAAGAGTACAGCCACAATTATTTGCGCAGAGATACCTTTGGTCTTTTGGCGTTTTCAAATGAGGGTCAGCCGTACAATACGCTGCAATATAGTTTAAATGACTTTTCGCCCTATCCTTCAATGGGTTTAAAGGGGAAACATTTTAGTTTTATTGAGGCAGGGCAGGTTCGCTACGCCTCTGTAGCTACACCTGTGACCGAGTTGTTTTTTAAATCGATTATTGGTAAAGGTCAATTGGTCGATTCTTATTTTAGTTTAAATATTCATCCAAGACTCAACTTTTCGTTGGCGTACAAGGGTATTCGCTCCGAGGGTAAATACATCAATCAATTTGCCAATTCTGGTCACTTTAGATTTACAGGTAGTTACAGCAGTAAAAATGGACGTTATATTGCCAACGGACATTTCGTATCCCAAGATATTTTGAATGAAGAAAATGGCGGAATCACAACCATTTCTGATTTTGAGAGTAATGACCCTAATTTTAGTGTCAAGCAAAGTTTAGAAGTGTATTTGACTGATGCCGAAACTTTTCTGAAAGGAAAACGCCTTTTCGTTGATCATAGTTTTCAGGTAAATCCCAAAAAAGGAGCCAATAACCTCTATATCAATCACCAATTCAATTACGAAAACAAATTTTTCGAATACAAACAACCTACCGTTGCTTCAACTGTTGGAACAACTACAGTATATCGCTTCGGTGATGCGTTTGTAACGTCAGACCTAAAAGATCAACTTCGATATAATAAAATGTACAACAAAGTTGGTGCTACTTATGAGAATACAACCTTGGGTAAATTTCAGTTTTTTGTAGACGATTTCAGATCTAATTTTTATTATTATAAAATTTATGTCCAAGAAAACGGTAATGTCATACCAGCATCGCTTACTCGCAGTATCAACTCTGCAGGTGGGCAGTATGATTACCAAAAAAACAAATGGACAGGTAAGTTTCTTTATACCAGATCAATCACGAATCAATCGTTATCAAATCTAGAAGCTAAAATGAAATTGGATCTCAACGACGATTTTCAATTCGATTTTCAATACCAAAACACTAACAAACTAGCAGCCGACAACTACAATTTATTTCAAAGTAGTTTTGTAAATTACAATTGGAGCAATAGTTTTAAAAACGAAAAAATCAATCGTTTAGCTGCCACGGCAGTTACGCCATGGGTTAATGGAACATTGACTGTACTTACACTTGACGATCATCTGTATTTTAAAGACGTTGCAACCACTGCCTCACAGCAAATTATTGCACCTGAGCAATATGGTAAAACCATTAGTTATGTATCCCTTAAGCTGAATAAAGAATTTAAATTTGGGAAATTCGGTTTTGACAACACTGTTTTGTACCAAAAGGTTAACCAAGAGGATTTAGTTTTAAACGTTCCCGAATTGGTCACTAGAAATACATTGTACTACACCAATTATTTTTTCAAAAAGGCACTTTTTTTACAAACCGGAATTAGCTTAAACTATTTTACAAAATACTATGCCAACGATTACAACGGAGTCGTAGGGGAATTTTTTGTGCAGAATCAAAAACAAATTGGTAACTATCCTAACCTAGATATTTTTGTTAATGCAAAAATTCAACGTACCCGAATCTTTATCAAAGCCGAACATTTCAACTCGTCATTCTCGGGCAATAATTACTATTCGTCACCGAGCACGCCATTCCGCGACATGGCCATTCGCTTTGGTTTAATCTGGAATTTCTTTAATTAA